A stretch of Bordetella petrii DNA encodes these proteins:
- a CDS encoding YhbY family RNA-binding protein produces MPILELTSRERSDLRSAAHPLRPVVLIGDNGLTDAVLKEIDRALASHGLIKVRAGGSDRDEREAMLAAICDALSCAPVHHLGKMLILFRPLPGNVAAPADGAPARRKPSEPHTPKKLAAEGKTLAKPRRAPARKTAAEPAKPARGSLNQAGRPLRPTTKKTASAAPHGIPRRAGSALSLRAGARGGVQRTAATSRRAAKATKK; encoded by the coding sequence ATGCCTATATTAGAACTCACCTCACGCGAGCGCAGCGATTTGCGCTCGGCCGCCCACCCGCTGCGCCCGGTCGTCCTGATCGGCGACAACGGGCTGACCGACGCGGTCTTGAAAGAAATCGACCGCGCCCTGGCGTCTCATGGGCTGATCAAGGTGCGCGCCGGCGGCAGCGACCGCGACGAGCGCGAGGCCATGCTGGCCGCCATCTGCGACGCCCTGTCGTGCGCGCCGGTGCACCACCTGGGCAAGATGCTCATCCTGTTCCGCCCGCTGCCCGGCAATGTGGCCGCGCCCGCCGACGGCGCCCCGGCCCGCCGCAAGCCGTCTGAACCGCACACGCCCAAGAAGCTGGCCGCCGAAGGCAAGACCCTGGCCAAGCCGCGCCGGGCGCCCGCCCGCAAGACGGCCGCCGAGCCCGCCAAGCCTGCCCGCGGCAGCCTGAATCAGGCCGGCCGCCCCCTGCGTCCCACTACCAAGAAAACCGCATCCGCGGCGCCGCATGGCATTCCGCGCCGCGCCGGCAGCGCGCTGAGCCTGCGCGCGGGCGCGCGCGGCGGCGTTCAGCGCACCGCGGCCACCAGCCGCAGGGCCGCCAAGGCCACCAAGAAGTAA
- a CDS encoding DUF4149 domain-containing protein, which produces MPNLARILVRLIAALWCGALWSIGALVAPTLFSLLDAADAAKVVAQLFRVLAMGGLGGAVFMLILDRLAHGQALQAPGRRTVLLMAVGTGLGYFGLKTLMDYARALAAAGQAAPAWADPGLLHNVSGGIYFLVALAALRLVAAVR; this is translated from the coding sequence ATGCCCAACCTGGCCCGTATCCTCGTCCGCCTGATCGCGGCGCTGTGGTGCGGTGCGCTCTGGAGCATCGGCGCGCTGGTCGCGCCCACCTTGTTTTCCTTGCTGGATGCCGCCGACGCGGCCAAGGTCGTCGCCCAATTGTTCCGGGTGCTCGCCATGGGCGGGCTGGGGGGCGCGGTATTTATGCTGATTCTCGACCGCCTGGCGCATGGCCAGGCGTTGCAAGCCCCCGGGCGCCGCACCGTCCTGCTGATGGCGGTGGGCACCGGCCTGGGGTATTTCGGGCTGAAAACGCTCATGGACTACGCCCGGGCGCTTGCCGCCGCCGGGCAGGCGGCGCCGGCCTGGGCCGACCCGGGCCTGCTGCACAACGTGTCCGGCGGAATTTACTTCTTGGTGGCCTTGGCGGCCCTGCGGCTGGTGGCCGCGGTGCGCTGA
- the greA gene encoding transcription elongation factor GreA encodes MSAIPLTARGAERLQAELQRLKTIERPAVINAIAEARAQGDLSENAEYDAARERQGFIEGRIAELEGTLSNAHIIDPAALDAEGRAVFGATVDIEDLDSGDRLSYQIVGDVEADIKSNLISVSSPVARALIGKSEGDVVEVKAPSGVREYEVLGVRYI; translated from the coding sequence ATGTCTGCCATTCCTTTGACCGCGCGCGGGGCGGAGCGCTTGCAAGCCGAACTCCAACGGCTGAAAACCATCGAGCGCCCCGCAGTGATCAACGCCATCGCCGAGGCCCGTGCCCAGGGCGATCTGTCGGAAAATGCCGAATACGATGCCGCCCGCGAACGCCAGGGCTTCATCGAAGGACGCATTGCCGAGCTCGAGGGCACGCTTTCCAACGCGCACATCATCGACCCCGCCGCGCTCGATGCCGAAGGCCGCGCCGTCTTCGGCGCCACGGTCGACATCGAAGACCTCGATTCGGGCGACCGCCTGTCGTACCAGATCGTGGGCGACGTCGAAGCCGATATCAAATCCAACCTGATCTCGGTATCCAGCCCCGTGGCTCGCGCCCTGATCGGCAAGTCCGAGGGCGATGTGGTCGAAGTCAAGGCGCCGTCGGGCGTGCGCGAGTACGAAGTGCTCGGCGTCCGTTACATCTGA
- a CDS encoding solute carrier family 23 protein, giving the protein MSDSYFPRWKLADETVPGAIIAPDERLSWPKNVAMGAQHVVAMFGSTVLAPLIMGFDPNVAILMSGVGTLIFFLFVGGRVPSYLGSSFAFIGGVVAVTGYAGAGPNANIGVALGAIIACGLAYALIGAVVWFANARAGGGANWIEALMPPVVTGAVVAVIGLNLAPIAAKGAMGASGFDATMAIVTILCVGGIAVYTRGTVQRLLILVGLLLACVIYAVCANGLGLGKPIDFSGVAAASWVGLPQFTAPVFQTQAMGLIVPVAIILVAENLGHIKAVSAMTGQNLDRYLGRAFVGDGVATMLSGAVGGTGVTTYAENIGVMAVTRIYSTLVFVLAALIAIVLGFSPKFGALIQTIPAPVLGGMSVVVFGLIAVAGARIWVVNQVDFSNNRNLIVAAVTLVLGAGDFTVKLGSFTLGGIGTATFGAIILYALLQHSGRRVV; this is encoded by the coding sequence ATGTCCGATTCTTATTTTCCACGCTGGAAGCTGGCCGACGAGACCGTGCCCGGCGCCATCATCGCGCCCGACGAACGCCTGTCGTGGCCGAAGAACGTCGCCATGGGCGCCCAGCACGTGGTCGCCATGTTCGGCTCGACGGTGCTGGCGCCCCTGATCATGGGCTTCGACCCCAACGTGGCGATCCTGATGTCGGGCGTCGGCACGCTGATCTTCTTCCTGTTCGTGGGCGGGCGCGTGCCCAGCTACCTGGGCTCCAGCTTCGCCTTCATCGGCGGGGTGGTCGCGGTTACCGGCTATGCCGGCGCGGGGCCCAATGCCAACATCGGCGTGGCGCTGGGGGCCATCATCGCCTGCGGCCTGGCCTATGCCCTGATCGGCGCGGTGGTGTGGTTCGCCAATGCGCGCGCCGGCGGCGGCGCCAACTGGATCGAGGCGCTGATGCCGCCGGTGGTCACCGGCGCGGTGGTGGCGGTCATCGGCCTGAACCTGGCGCCCATCGCTGCCAAGGGGGCCATGGGCGCCTCGGGCTTCGACGCCACCATGGCCATCGTCACCATCCTGTGCGTGGGCGGCATCGCCGTCTATACGCGCGGCACCGTCCAGCGCCTGCTGATCCTGGTGGGCCTGCTGCTGGCCTGCGTCATCTATGCCGTCTGCGCCAACGGCCTGGGGTTGGGCAAGCCCATCGACTTCTCCGGCGTCGCGGCCGCATCGTGGGTGGGCCTGCCGCAGTTCACGGCGCCGGTGTTCCAGACCCAGGCCATGGGGCTGATCGTGCCGGTGGCCATCATCCTGGTGGCCGAAAACCTGGGCCACATCAAGGCCGTCAGCGCCATGACCGGCCAGAACCTCGACCGCTACCTGGGCCGGGCGTTCGTGGGCGACGGCGTGGCCACCATGCTGTCGGGGGCCGTGGGCGGCACCGGCGTCACCACCTATGCCGAGAACATCGGCGTCATGGCCGTGACGCGCATCTACTCCACGCTGGTGTTCGTGCTGGCCGCCCTGATCGCCATCGTGCTGGGTTTTTCGCCCAAGTTCGGCGCCCTGATCCAGACCATTCCCGCCCCGGTGCTGGGCGGCATGTCGGTGGTGGTGTTCGGGCTGATCGCCGTGGCCGGCGCGCGCATCTGGGTAGTCAACCAGGTCGACTTCAGCAACAACCGCAACCTGATCGTCGCGGCCGTCACGCTGGTGCTGGGCGCGGGCGATTTCACCGTCAAGCTGGGCAGCTTCACCCTGGGCGGCATCGGCACCGCGACGTTCGGCGCCATCATCCTGTACGCGCTGCTGCAGCACAGCGGCCGGCGCGTGGTCTGA
- a CDS encoding histidine phosphatase family protein yields MTEIWFIRHGETAWNTERRLQGWQDTPLNDTGRAQAALLAARVAEEAAGRPFAALYSSDLQRAHHTAAPVSEQLGLRVRVEPGIRERGFGVLEGLAWDRVDELAPEAAAAWKSRDPARPLQGGESLGQFHARVVATIEDLAARHAGERVLAVTHGGVLDIIWRHASGVGLELPRQTMLLNASINRIGVEPRRWQVLEWGDVAHIAAAVGNDVV; encoded by the coding sequence ATGACTGAAATCTGGTTTATCCGGCATGGCGAAACGGCCTGGAATACCGAACGCCGCCTGCAGGGATGGCAGGACACCCCCTTGAACGACACCGGCCGTGCCCAGGCCGCCCTGCTGGCGGCGCGCGTGGCCGAAGAAGCCGCCGGCCGGCCCTTCGCCGCCCTGTACAGCAGCGACCTGCAGCGCGCGCACCACACGGCCGCGCCCGTTTCCGAGCAGCTGGGGCTGCGCGTGCGGGTCGAGCCCGGCATCCGCGAACGCGGCTTCGGCGTGCTGGAAGGCCTGGCCTGGGATCGCGTGGACGAGCTGGCGCCCGAGGCGGCCGCCGCCTGGAAAAGCCGTGATCCGGCCCGGCCGCTGCAAGGCGGGGAATCGCTGGGGCAGTTCCACGCGCGCGTGGTCGCCACCATCGAAGACCTGGCGGCGCGGCACGCCGGCGAGCGGGTGCTGGCCGTGACGCACGGCGGCGTGCTGGACATCATCTGGCGGCATGCCTCGGGCGTGGGCCTGGAGCTACCGCGCCAGACCATGCTGCTGAACGCCAGCATCAACCGGATCGGCGTCGAGCCGCGGCGCTGGCAGGTGCTGGAATGGGGCGACGTCGCGCACATTGCCGCGGCCGTCGGCAACGATGTGGTGTAG
- a CDS encoding SDR family oxidoreductase produces MTSVFITGASSGLGRALAWRYARSGARLGLVARRGEALRALADELPGAHHCYALDVRDRAALHAAAGDFLAHSQGRVDVVIASAGISAGTLTEHAEDFEVFKAIVDTNLLATVATFEPFIEPMRQARAGRLVGIASVAGIRGLPGAGAYSASKAAVISYCESLRLELAGAGIGVVTIAPGYIKTAMTAGNPYSMPFLMEADAFAARAQAAIERGVSYTVIPWQMGIVARLMRLLPNAVYDRAARNAPRKPRR; encoded by the coding sequence ATGACCTCTGTTTTCATTACCGGCGCTTCCAGCGGCCTGGGCCGCGCCCTGGCCTGGCGCTATGCCCGCTCGGGGGCCCGGCTGGGGCTGGTGGCGCGCCGCGGCGAAGCCCTGCGCGCCCTGGCCGACGAGCTGCCCGGCGCGCATCACTGCTATGCGCTGGACGTGCGCGACCGCGCCGCGCTGCATGCCGCGGCCGGCGATTTCCTGGCGCACAGCCAGGGCAGGGTGGACGTGGTCATCGCCAGCGCCGGCATCAGCGCCGGCACCCTGACCGAGCACGCCGAAGACTTCGAGGTATTCAAGGCCATCGTCGATACCAACCTGCTGGCCACCGTGGCCACCTTCGAGCCGTTCATCGAACCCATGCGGCAGGCGCGCGCCGGCCGCCTGGTAGGCATCGCCAGCGTGGCCGGCATCCGCGGCCTGCCCGGCGCGGGCGCCTACAGCGCCTCGAAAGCCGCGGTGATCAGCTATTGCGAAAGCCTGCGCCTGGAACTGGCCGGCGCCGGCATCGGGGTGGTCACGATCGCTCCCGGCTACATCAAGACGGCGATGACGGCGGGCAACCCGTATTCGATGCCGTTCCTGATGGAAGCCGACGCCTTCGCGGCCAGGGCCCAGGCGGCGATCGAACGCGGGGTTTCGTATACCGTCATTCCGTGGCAGATGGGCATCGTGGCGCGGCTGATGCGCCTGCTGCCCAATGCGGTCTATGACCGGGCGGCCCGCAATGCGCCGCGCAAGCCGCGCCGCTGA
- the carB gene encoding carbamoyl-phosphate synthase large subunit: protein MPKRTDLKSILIIGAGPIIIGQACEFDYSGAQACKALKAEGYRTILVNSNPATIMTDPETADVTYIEPITWQAVEKIIEREKPDALLPTMGGQTALNCALDLAHQGVLAKHNVELIGANEHAIEKAEDRQKFKQAMTDIGLESAKSGVAHSMDEAWEVQRRIAAETGTSGFPAVIRPSFTMGGSGGGIAYNAEEFETICRRGLEASPTSELLIEESLLGWKEFEMEVVRDKADNCIIVCSIENLDPMGVHTGDSITVAPAQTLTDKEYQIMRNASIAVLREIGVDTGGSNVQFAVNPDNGRMIVIEMNPRVSRSSALASKATGFPIAKVAARLAVGYTLDELRNEITGGATPASFEPSIDYVVTKVPRFAFEKFPQADARLTTQMKSVGEVMAIGRTFKESFQKALRGLEVGVDGLNQKTTDREKLQVELGEPGPERIWYVGDAFAQGFSLDEVHNITRIDPWFLAQIKEIVDIELALEQKTLADLDYPTLWQLKRMGFSDRRLAFLLDSSESEVRKLRHQLNVRPVYKRVDTCAAEFATRTAYMYSTYEDECEAQPTDRKKIVVLGGGPNRIGQGIEFDYCCVHAALALREDGYETIMVNCNPETVSTDYDTSDRLYFEPLTLEDVLEIVHKENPVGMIVQYGGQTPLKLARALEANGVPIIGTSPESIDVAEDRERFQKLLNKLGLRQPPNRTARTEGEALAHATDIGYPLVVRPSYVLGGRAMEIVHEQQDLERYMREAVKVSNDSPVLLDRFLNNATEVDVDCLADGETVFIGGVMEHIEQAGVHSGDSACSLPPYSLSAEVIAEIKRQTTMMARALNVNGLMNVQFAIQGGDVYVLEVNPRASRTVPYVSKATGLQLAKIAARAMAGRTLAAQGVTREVVPPYFSVKEAVFPFVKFPGVDTILGPEMKSTGEVMGVGNSFGEAFVKSQLAAGVRLPENGTAFISVKDQDKPRAVEVARGLHNLGFKLVATRGTATQIEASGIPVQVVNKVTEGRPHIVDMVKNGEISLVINTVEERRNAIADSRTIRTQALAARVTFFTTIAGARAAVEGMQYLRQGLGLQVYPLQELHASLAQQ, encoded by the coding sequence ATGCCCAAGCGTACAGACCTAAAAAGCATCCTCATCATCGGCGCCGGCCCCATCATCATCGGGCAGGCCTGCGAGTTCGACTATTCCGGCGCGCAGGCGTGCAAGGCGCTCAAGGCCGAGGGTTACCGCACCATCCTGGTCAACAGCAACCCGGCCACCATCATGACCGACCCGGAAACGGCCGATGTCACCTACATCGAGCCCATTACCTGGCAGGCGGTCGAAAAAATCATCGAACGCGAAAAGCCCGACGCGCTGCTGCCCACCATGGGCGGGCAAACGGCGCTGAACTGCGCCCTCGATCTGGCCCACCAGGGCGTGCTGGCCAAGCACAACGTCGAGCTCATCGGCGCCAACGAGCACGCCATCGAAAAGGCCGAAGACCGCCAGAAGTTCAAGCAGGCTATGACCGACATCGGCCTCGAATCGGCCAAGTCGGGCGTCGCCCACAGCATGGACGAAGCCTGGGAAGTGCAGCGCCGCATCGCCGCCGAAACCGGCACCTCGGGCTTTCCGGCGGTCATCCGCCCCAGCTTCACCATGGGCGGCTCGGGCGGCGGCATCGCCTATAACGCCGAAGAATTCGAAACCATCTGCCGGCGCGGCCTGGAAGCCTCGCCCACCAGCGAGCTGCTCATCGAAGAATCGCTGCTGGGCTGGAAAGAATTCGAGATGGAAGTCGTGCGCGACAAGGCCGACAACTGCATCATCGTGTGCTCCATCGAAAACCTCGACCCCATGGGGGTGCACACCGGCGATTCCATCACTGTCGCGCCAGCCCAGACGCTGACCGACAAGGAATACCAGATCATGCGCAACGCCTCCATCGCGGTGCTGCGCGAGATCGGCGTCGACACCGGCGGTTCCAACGTGCAGTTCGCGGTCAACCCCGACAACGGCCGCATGATCGTCATCGAGATGAACCCGCGCGTGTCGCGTTCGTCGGCGCTGGCGTCCAAGGCCACCGGCTTTCCCATCGCCAAGGTCGCCGCGCGCCTGGCCGTGGGCTACACGCTCGACGAACTGCGCAATGAAATCACCGGCGGCGCCACGCCGGCCTCGTTCGAGCCGTCCATCGACTACGTGGTCACCAAGGTGCCGCGTTTCGCGTTCGAGAAATTCCCGCAGGCCGATGCCCGCCTCACCACGCAGATGAAGTCGGTGGGCGAAGTCATGGCCATCGGCCGCACCTTCAAGGAATCGTTCCAGAAGGCCCTGCGCGGCCTCGAAGTGGGCGTCGACGGCCTCAACCAGAAAACCACCGACCGCGAAAAACTGCAGGTCGAACTGGGCGAGCCCGGCCCCGAGCGCATCTGGTACGTGGGCGACGCCTTCGCGCAGGGCTTCAGCCTCGACGAAGTCCACAACATCACGCGCATCGACCCCTGGTTCCTGGCGCAAATCAAGGAAATCGTCGACATCGAGCTCGCGCTCGAACAGAAAACCCTGGCCGACCTCGACTACCCCACGCTGTGGCAGCTCAAGCGCATGGGGTTCTCCGACCGCCGCCTGGCGTTCCTGCTCGATTCGTCCGAATCCGAAGTCCGCAAGCTGCGCCACCAGCTCAACGTGCGCCCGGTGTACAAGCGCGTCGATACCTGCGCCGCCGAATTCGCCACCCGCACCGCGTACATGTACTCCACGTACGAAGACGAGTGCGAAGCCCAGCCCACCGACCGCAAGAAAATCGTCGTGCTGGGCGGCGGGCCCAACCGCATCGGCCAGGGCATCGAGTTCGACTACTGCTGCGTGCACGCGGCGCTGGCGCTGCGCGAAGACGGCTACGAGACCATCATGGTCAACTGCAATCCGGAAACCGTCTCCACCGACTACGACACCTCCGACCGCCTGTACTTCGAGCCGCTGACGCTCGAAGACGTGCTGGAAATCGTGCACAAAGAAAACCCGGTGGGCATGATCGTCCAGTACGGCGGCCAGACCCCGCTGAAGCTGGCGCGCGCGCTCGAAGCCAACGGCGTGCCCATCATCGGCACCAGCCCCGAATCCATCGACGTGGCCGAAGACCGCGAGCGCTTCCAGAAGCTGCTCAACAAGCTCGGCCTGCGCCAGCCGCCCAACCGCACCGCGCGCACCGAAGGCGAGGCCCTGGCGCACGCCACCGACATCGGCTACCCGCTGGTGGTGCGCCCCAGCTACGTGCTGGGCGGCCGCGCCATGGAAATCGTGCACGAACAGCAAGACCTCGAACGCTACATGCGCGAGGCCGTGAAGGTCAGCAACGATTCTCCCGTGCTGCTCGACCGCTTCCTGAACAACGCCACCGAGGTCGACGTCGACTGCCTGGCCGACGGCGAAACCGTGTTCATCGGCGGCGTCATGGAACACATCGAGCAGGCCGGCGTGCACTCGGGCGACTCGGCCTGCAGCCTGCCGCCGTACTCGCTGTCGGCCGAAGTCATCGCCGAGATCAAGCGCCAGACCACCATGATGGCGCGCGCCCTGAACGTCAACGGCCTGATGAACGTGCAGTTCGCTATCCAGGGCGGCGACGTCTACGTGCTGGAAGTCAACCCGCGCGCCTCGCGCACGGTGCCCTACGTGTCCAAGGCCACCGGCCTGCAGCTGGCCAAGATCGCCGCGCGCGCCATGGCCGGCCGCACCCTGGCCGCGCAGGGCGTCACCCGCGAAGTGGTGCCGCCGTATTTCTCGGTGAAAGAGGCCGTGTTCCCGTTCGTGAAGTTCCCGGGCGTGGACACCATCCTGGGCCCCGAAATGAAATCCACCGGCGAAGTCATGGGCGTGGGCAACAGCTTCGGCGAAGCCTTCGTCAAGTCGCAGCTGGCCGCCGGCGTGCGCCTGCCCGAAAACGGCACCGCCTTCATCAGCGTGAAAGACCAGGACAAGCCCCGCGCCGTCGAAGTGGCGCGCGGCCTGCACAACCTGGGCTTCAAGCTGGTGGCCACGCGCGGCACCGCCACGCAGATCGAGGCCTCGGGCATTCCGGTGCAGGTGGTCAACAAGGTCACCGAAGGCCGTCCGCACATCGTCGACATGGTCAAGAACGGCGAGATCTCGCTGGTGATCAACACCGTCGAAGAACGCCGCAACGCCATCGCCGACTCGCGCACCATCCGCACGCAGGCGCTGGCGGCCCGTGTCACCTTCTTTACCACCATCGCCGGCGCGCGCGCCGCGGTAGAAGGCATGCAATACCTGCGCCAGGGCCTGGGCCTGCAGGTGTATCCGCTGCAAGAACTGCACGCCAGCCTGGCTCAGCAGTAG
- the carA gene encoding glutamine-hydrolyzing carbamoyl-phosphate synthase small subunit, whose protein sequence is MLPQLFPEGADRFPPAILALADGTIFRGVSIGAPGHTVAEVVFNTAMTGYQEILTDPSYNGQIVTLTYPHIGNTGVNTEDVETARVLASGLVVRDCPSRVSNFRATQSLPEYLAAQGVVAIADVDTRKLTRILRDGGAQGACILVGDDAERAVELARGYAGMNGLDLAKVVSIKAPQDWSQGTWQLGQGFGSPEQGRFHVVAYDFGVKYNILRLMADRGCRITLVPAQTSAEDVLKLDPDGVFLANGPGDPEPCDYAIAATRVFLERKLPTFGICLGHQIMGLAVGGKTVKMKTGHHGANHPVQDLDSKRVFITSQNHGFGVDAATLPANARVTHVSLFDGTLQGFELTDRPAFCFQGHPEASPGPHDIIVLFDKFISLMAGQK, encoded by the coding sequence GTGCTGCCGCAACTTTTTCCCGAGGGCGCCGATCGCTTCCCTCCTGCAATTCTGGCTTTGGCGGACGGTACCATTTTCCGGGGCGTGTCCATCGGCGCGCCAGGCCATACGGTCGCCGAGGTGGTGTTCAACACCGCCATGACCGGCTACCAGGAAATCCTCACCGATCCCAGCTATAACGGCCAGATCGTAACGCTTACCTATCCGCATATCGGCAATACCGGCGTCAATACCGAAGACGTCGAAACCGCGCGCGTGCTGGCCTCGGGCCTGGTGGTGCGCGACTGCCCCTCGCGTGTGTCGAACTTCCGCGCCACCCAGTCGCTGCCCGAATACCTGGCCGCGCAGGGCGTGGTGGCCATCGCCGACGTCGACACCCGCAAGCTCACCCGCATCCTGCGCGACGGCGGCGCCCAGGGCGCCTGCATCCTGGTGGGCGACGACGCCGAGCGCGCCGTCGAACTGGCGCGCGGCTACGCCGGCATGAACGGCCTCGACCTCGCCAAGGTGGTGTCCATCAAGGCCCCGCAAGACTGGTCCCAGGGCACCTGGCAGCTGGGCCAGGGCTTCGGCTCGCCCGAGCAGGGCCGCTTCCATGTGGTCGCCTACGACTTCGGCGTCAAGTACAACATCCTGCGCCTGATGGCCGACCGCGGCTGCCGCATCACGCTGGTGCCGGCCCAGACCTCGGCCGAAGACGTGCTCAAGCTCGATCCCGACGGCGTGTTCCTGGCCAACGGTCCGGGCGACCCCGAACCCTGCGACTACGCCATCGCCGCCACGCGGGTGTTCCTCGAGCGCAAGCTGCCCACGTTCGGCATCTGCCTGGGCCATCAGATCATGGGCCTGGCCGTCGGCGGCAAGACCGTCAAGATGAAAACCGGCCACCACGGCGCCAACCACCCCGTGCAAGACCTCGATTCCAAGCGCGTGTTCATCACCAGCCAGAACCACGGCTTCGGCGTCGACGCGGCCACGCTGCCGGCCAATGCGCGGGTCACGCACGTATCGTTGTTCGACGGCACGCTGCAGGGCTTCGAGCTCACCGACCGTCCCGCCTTCTGCTTCCAGGGCCATCCCGAAGCCAGCCCGGGCCCGCACGACATCATCGTGCTGTTCGACAAATTCATCAGCCTGATGGCCGGCCAGAAATAA
- the tal gene encoding transaldolase has translation MSSQLEALRRHTTVVADTGDFEAMRALRPTDATTNPSLILKAVQKDAYRPLLDQVVHDHRGAPLAELTDRLLVAFGREILNIVPGRVSTEVDARLSFDTRATVERGRGLIALYEAAGIPRERVLIKTASTWEGIQAARLLQADGIRCNLTLLFSLPQAVACADAGVQLISPFVGRIYDWYKKAAGADWVEADRAGANDPGVQSVTEIYRYYKRHGITTEIMGASFRNKGQILALAGCDLLTISPELLAELDGMPGDVPARLARDGDAGETPARRPADEVWFRSELNANAMATEKLAEGIRLFSADAVKLDALLGGAPAR, from the coding sequence ATGTCCAGCCAGCTTGAAGCCCTGCGCCGCCACACGACCGTCGTCGCCGATACCGGCGATTTCGAAGCCATGCGGGCGCTGCGCCCCACCGACGCCACGACCAACCCCTCGCTGATCCTGAAAGCGGTGCAGAAAGACGCCTACCGGCCGTTGCTGGACCAGGTCGTGCACGACCACCGCGGCGCGCCCCTGGCCGAACTGACCGACCGGCTGCTGGTGGCGTTCGGCCGCGAGATCCTGAACATTGTGCCGGGCCGGGTATCCACCGAAGTCGACGCGCGCCTGTCTTTCGACACGCGCGCCACGGTCGAGCGCGGCCGCGGCCTGATCGCCCTGTACGAAGCAGCCGGCATTCCGCGCGAACGGGTGCTGATCAAGACGGCCTCGACCTGGGAAGGCATCCAGGCGGCCCGCCTGCTGCAGGCCGACGGCATCCGCTGCAACCTGACTCTGCTGTTCTCGCTGCCCCAGGCCGTGGCCTGCGCCGATGCCGGCGTGCAATTGATTTCGCCCTTCGTGGGCCGCATCTACGACTGGTACAAGAAAGCGGCCGGCGCCGACTGGGTAGAGGCCGATCGTGCCGGCGCCAACGATCCGGGCGTGCAGTCGGTGACCGAGATCTACCGCTACTACAAGCGGCACGGCATCACGACCGAGATCATGGGCGCCAGCTTCCGCAACAAAGGCCAGATCCTGGCGCTGGCGGGCTGCGACCTGCTGACCATCAGCCCCGAACTGCTGGCCGAACTCGACGGCATGCCGGGCGACGTGCCGGCGCGCCTGGCGCGCGATGGCGATGCGGGCGAAACGCCGGCGCGGCGCCCGGCCGACGAAGTGTGGTTTCGCAGCGAACTGAACGCCAACGCCATGGCCACGGAAAAACTGGCCGAAGGCATCCGGCTGTTTTCGGCGGATGCGGTGAAGCTGGATGCCTTGCTGGGCGGGGCGCCGGCTCGATAG
- a CDS encoding carboxymuconolactone decarboxylase family protein — MARLSYADLNHPDAKPLVDRIVAERGSVLHLYQMLLHSPAVAGGWLNYLTSIRQLSTLPGDLRELVIMRVAAINGAPYEADQHAPIALREGITQAQLDALGQWKSSDQFSASERAVLAYTDAMTRQIQVPQPVFDAARQAVGSDKLMVELTATVAAYNMVSRFLEALQVHSHDER, encoded by the coding sequence ATGGCGCGCCTGTCTTATGCTGACCTGAACCATCCCGATGCCAAGCCGCTGGTCGATCGCATCGTTGCCGAGCGCGGCAGCGTGCTGCACCTGTACCAGATGCTGCTGCACAGCCCCGCCGTGGCCGGCGGCTGGCTGAACTACCTGACGTCCATCCGCCAGCTCAGCACGCTGCCGGGCGACCTGCGCGAACTGGTCATCATGCGGGTGGCGGCGATCAACGGCGCGCCCTACGAAGCCGACCAGCACGCGCCCATCGCCCTGCGCGAAGGCATCACCCAGGCCCAGCTCGATGCGCTGGGCCAATGGAAGTCGTCGGACCAGTTCAGCGCCAGCGAACGTGCGGTACTGGCCTATACCGACGCCATGACGCGCCAGATCCAGGTGCCCCAGCCGGTGTTCGACGCCGCCCGCCAGGCCGTCGGCAGCGACAAGCTGATGGTCGAGCTCACCGCCACGGTGGCGGCCTACAACATGGTGTCGCGCTTCCTGGAAGCGCTGCAGGTGCACTCGCACGACGAGCGCTGA